A window from Pseudobutyrivibrio ruminis HUN009 encodes these proteins:
- a CDS encoding Lar family restriction alleviation protein, with amino-acid sequence MSDITENIDIHDCPICGGAGLIEAEDHGYYVACLDCGSYTGTVGFKTEEGRLEAAEKAAMLWNTGKVINSAPGE; translated from the coding sequence ATGAGCGATATTACAGAAAACATTGACATACATGATTGCCCAATCTGCGGAGGCGCAGGTTTGATTGAGGCAGAGGATCACGGATATTATGTGGCATGCCTTGATTGCGGAAGCTACACAGGTACTGTTGGCTTCAAGACAGAAGAGGGCAGATTAGAAGCTGCAGAGAAAGCAGCAATGCTTTGGAATACTGGTAAAGTAATTAACAGTGCACCAGGAGAATAA
- the ptsP gene encoding phosphoenolpyruvate--protein phosphotransferase has translation MYKGIEASRGIGIGSICLIVEHDLSFESKHIDDTEAEKARFNNAIEAFKTETSAMAENIRKNIGPKEAEIMEGHLAMIADPTMAGEMTKMIEAGQCAEAAVTAVCDMFIGMFSKMEDDMMRQRASDISDIKISLLKLLLGIEDVDISKVAPGTVLVAHDLTPSMCSQIVKENVVGIITEVGGKTSHSAILARALEIPAVLSVPNITEIVKDKDTAIVDGTEGDVYINPDGEVISQYVIKREEFVKAQAELKKFIGQKTVTADGTELELFCNIGTPKDARKAVECDGEGIGLFRSEFLFMDRPHLPTEEEQFEAYKEAVEIMGGRTVIIRTLDIGGDKDIPYLGLEKEENPFLGYRAVRYCLANSEMYKIQLRGILRASAFGNVKIMVPLVTCVDEVRAVKALVEECKNELRAEGVKFDENIEVGCMVETAAASLIADILAKEADFFSIGTNDLTQYTMSVDRGNAEVAYLYSAFQPAVLRSIKNIIQAGNAAGITVGMCGEAAADPLMIPLLISFGLKEYSVNPVLVLTARSIISKWSKAEADALAEKVLALTTEKEIVELLKASAK, from the coding sequence ATGTACAAAGGCATTGAAGCGTCTAGAGGTATTGGTATCGGAAGCATTTGTCTTATTGTTGAGCACGATTTAAGCTTTGAATCTAAGCACATCGATGATACTGAGGCAGAGAAGGCTAGATTCAATAACGCAATCGAAGCATTTAAGACAGAGACTTCAGCTATGGCTGAAAACATCAGAAAGAACATCGGTCCTAAGGAAGCAGAAATCATGGAAGGTCATCTTGCTATGATCGCTGATCCTACTATGGCTGGCGAGATGACAAAGATGATCGAAGCTGGTCAGTGCGCAGAAGCTGCAGTTACAGCTGTTTGCGATATGTTCATTGGCATGTTCTCAAAGATGGAAGATGATATGATGCGTCAGCGTGCATCAGATATTTCTGATATCAAGATCAGCTTACTTAAGCTTTTACTTGGCATTGAGGATGTTGATATTAGTAAGGTAGCACCAGGTACAGTACTTGTTGCTCATGATCTTACACCTTCTATGTGTTCTCAGATTGTTAAGGAGAACGTTGTAGGTATCATTACAGAAGTTGGTGGTAAGACATCTCACTCTGCAATTCTTGCTAGAGCACTTGAGATCCCAGCTGTACTTTCAGTTCCTAACATCACAGAAATCGTTAAGGATAAGGATACAGCAATCGTAGACGGTACTGAGGGTGATGTTTACATCAACCCAGACGGAGAAGTTATTTCTCAGTACGTAATTAAGCGCGAAGAGTTCGTTAAGGCTCAGGCAGAGCTTAAGAAGTTCATTGGACAGAAGACAGTTACAGCTGATGGAACAGAGCTTGAATTATTCTGCAACATCGGTACACCAAAGGATGCTAGAAAAGCTGTTGAATGCGACGGCGAAGGCATCGGTCTTTTCCGTTCAGAGTTCTTATTTATGGATAGACCACACCTTCCTACAGAGGAAGAGCAGTTCGAGGCTTACAAAGAAGCTGTAGAAATCATGGGTGGCCGCACAGTTATCATCCGTACACTTGATATCGGTGGTGACAAGGATATTCCATATCTCGGACTTGAAAAAGAGGAAAACCCATTCCTCGGATATAGAGCAGTTAGATATTGCTTAGCAAATTCTGAGATGTACAAGATTCAGCTTAGAGGTATCCTCAGAGCTAGTGCATTCGGAAATGTTAAGATCATGGTTCCACTTGTTACTTGTGTAGACGAGGTTCGCGCAGTGAAGGCTCTCGTTGAGGAGTGCAAGAATGAGCTTAGAGCAGAAGGCGTTAAGTTCGATGAGAACATCGAGGTTGGTTGCATGGTAGAGACAGCAGCTGCTTCACTTATCGCTGATATCCTTGCAAAGGAAGCTGATTTCTTCTCAATTGGAACAAACGATTTAACACAGTACACAATGAGTGTTGATAGAGGAAATGCAGAAGTTGCATACCTTTACTCAGCATTCCAGCCAGCTGTACTTCGTTCTATCAAGAACATTATCCAGGCTGGTAACGCTGCTGGCATCACTGTTGGTATGTGTGGCGAGGCCGCTGCAGATCCACTTATGATTCCACTCCTTATCTCATTCGGATTAAAGGAATACAGTGTAAACCCTGTACTTGTACTTACAGCACGTTCAATTATTTCTAAGTGGTCAAAGGCTGAGGCAGATGCTCTCGCAGAGAAGGTGCTTGCCCTTACTACAGAAAAGGAAATTGTTGAATTGCTCAAAGCATCAGCTAAATAA
- a CDS encoding nicotinate phosphoribosyltransferase: MKQTQDKARNLTMMMDEYELTMANAYFNDPTIDNNTRVSFDVFYRVNPDGGGFAIFAGLQQVKDYLLNMHFTDEDIEYLRSVGHFTENFLEYLKDFKFTGDVDAFPEGTIMYPNEPIITVTAPIIEAQLVETEILAQVNHQSLIATKASRIVRAAAGRAVSDFGARRAHNNDAAIYGARAAYIGGASGTATVSAGQYFDIPIGGTMAHSYVMYFTSDDNDYRTSELAAFRSFAKSYPNNCILLVDTYNVLKSGVPNAIKVFQEMKDAGIESKSFGIRIDSGDLAYLTKKARKMLDDAGFTDAKIIVSNSLDEYTITSILQQGGQVNSFGVGERLITAKSEPVFGAVYKLCAVTDSKTGQVIPKIKISETVEKITNPGLKDVYRIKDEHGRAVADLLAIKGEEVDITAEGGYKFVDPEQPWKSTHIFENCTAELLQQPLIRGGKQVAEDEDMQTIRNRVKTQLETSVWPEEQRFENPHKHYLDMTPNYYNMKMDLLRKEDK, from the coding sequence ATGAAGCAAACACAGGATAAAGCTCGTAATCTTACCATGATGATGGATGAGTACGAACTTACTATGGCAAATGCGTACTTTAACGACCCTACTATCGATAACAATACTAGGGTTAGCTTTGATGTGTTTTACAGAGTAAATCCAGATGGAGGCGGTTTTGCAATTTTTGCAGGACTTCAGCAGGTTAAGGATTATCTTCTTAACATGCACTTCACTGACGAGGATATTGAATACTTGAGAAGTGTGGGACACTTCACTGAGAACTTCCTTGAGTATCTTAAGGATTTCAAGTTTACAGGTGATGTGGATGCATTCCCAGAGGGAACTATCATGTATCCTAACGAGCCAATTATCACAGTTACTGCCCCTATCATTGAGGCACAGCTTGTTGAGACAGAGATTTTGGCTCAGGTTAACCACCAGTCTTTGATTGCTACAAAGGCTAGTCGTATTGTTCGTGCAGCAGCTGGTCGTGCAGTTTCAGATTTCGGAGCAAGACGTGCTCACAACAACGACGCAGCTATTTATGGTGCTAGAGCAGCATACATCGGCGGTGCCAGCGGTACAGCTACAGTATCTGCAGGCCAGTACTTCGATATTCCAATCGGTGGAACTATGGCCCACAGCTATGTAATGTACTTCACATCTGATGACAACGATTACCGTACTTCTGAGCTTGCAGCTTTCAGAAGTTTTGCAAAGAGCTATCCTAACAACTGCATCCTTTTGGTAGATACATACAATGTTTTAAAATCAGGTGTGCCAAATGCTATCAAGGTATTCCAGGAGATGAAGGATGCCGGCATTGAATCAAAGAGCTTTGGTATCAGAATCGACTCTGGTGACTTGGCATATCTTACAAAGAAAGCTAGAAAGATGCTTGATGATGCTGGCTTTACAGATGCCAAAATCATCGTAAGCAATTCTTTGGATGAGTACACTATCACATCTATCCTACAGCAGGGTGGACAGGTAAATTCATTTGGTGTAGGTGAGCGACTTATCACAGCAAAGTCAGAGCCTGTATTTGGTGCTGTTTACAAGCTTTGTGCAGTTACAGATTCAAAGACTGGCCAGGTGATTCCAAAGATCAAGATTTCTGAAACTGTTGAAAAGATTACAAATCCTGGATTAAAGGATGTATATAGAATCAAGGACGAGCACGGCAGAGCAGTTGCAGATTTGCTTGCCATTAAGGGCGAGGAAGTGGATATAACTGCAGAGGGTGGATACAAATTTGTAGACCCAGAGCAGCCATGGAAGAGCACACACATCTTTGAAAATTGCACAGCTGAGTTGTTGCAGCAGCCTCTTATCCGCGGTGGAAAGCAGGTAGCTGAGGATGAGGATATGCAGACAATCCGCAACCGTGTTAAGACTCAATTGGAGACAAGTGTATGGCCTGAGGAGCAGCGTTTCGAGAATCCTCACAAGCACTACCTAGATATGACTCCAAACTACTACAACATGAAGATGGATCTTCTTCGCAAAGAGGACAAATAG
- a CDS encoding HPr family phosphocarrier protein: MVSQKVKVTNEQGMHMRPATVFSAAVTPFDSDVKILFNGNAYDGKSVMMLMAACIKCGAEIEIQCDGPDEEAALAKAVELVESGLGD, encoded by the coding sequence ATGGTTTCACAGAAGGTAAAGGTAACTAACGAACAGGGTATGCACATGCGCCCAGCTACAGTATTCAGCGCAGCTGTTACACCATTCGATTCAGATGTTAAGATTTTATTCAACGGTAACGCATACGACGGAAAGAGCGTTATGATGCTTATGGCAGCTTGCATTAAGTGTGGTGCTGAAATCGAGATCCAGTGTGATGGTCCTGATGAGGAAGCTGCACTTGCAAAGGCAGTAGAGTTAGTAGAGAGCGGTCTCGGAGACTAA